One window from the genome of Amycolatopsis sp. NBC_01480 encodes:
- a CDS encoding SDR family NAD(P)-dependent oxidoreductase, which translates to MGKLEGKVAVITGGSTGMALAGAKLFVEEGAHVFIQARRQEALDDAVKLIGRNVTAVQGDATEPADLDRLYDTVKREKGSIDVLWASAGMGEPAVLGEITEEQFDRAFSLNARGTLFTVQKALPLLNDNGSILMTGSNASLGAFPGWSLYAGSKAVQQAWARVWLNELRDRKIRVNVLTPGQVATAKQEELFDEETKSAFESLIPRGKMGRPEEIAAVALFLASEDSSYVNGLELVADGGTTAI; encoded by the coding sequence CAAGGTCGCAGTGATCACCGGCGGGTCGACCGGCATGGCACTGGCCGGCGCCAAGCTGTTCGTCGAGGAAGGAGCGCATGTTTTCATCCAGGCCCGGCGCCAGGAGGCACTGGACGACGCGGTCAAGCTGATCGGCCGCAACGTCACCGCCGTCCAGGGTGACGCGACCGAGCCGGCCGACCTGGATCGCTTGTACGACACGGTAAAGCGGGAAAAAGGCTCGATCGACGTGTTGTGGGCCAGCGCCGGCATGGGTGAGCCCGCCGTCCTCGGCGAGATCACCGAGGAGCAGTTCGACCGCGCCTTCTCGCTCAACGCGCGCGGCACCCTGTTCACCGTGCAGAAGGCGCTGCCGCTGCTCAATGACAACGGCTCGATCCTCATGACCGGGTCCAACGCCTCCCTCGGCGCCTTCCCCGGCTGGAGCCTCTACGCCGGGAGCAAAGCCGTCCAGCAGGCCTGGGCCCGCGTCTGGCTCAACGAACTGCGCGACCGCAAGATCCGCGTCAACGTCCTGACCCCCGGCCAGGTCGCCACCGCCAAACAGGAAGAACTGTTCGACGAGGAAACCAAGTCCGCGTTCGAATCCCTGATTCCCCGCGGAAAAATGGGCCGTCCCGAGGAAATCGCCGCCGTCGCGCTCTTCCTCGCCTCCGAAGACTCCAGTTACGTCAACGGCCTGGAATTGGTCGCCGACGGCGGCACCACCGCCATCTGA
- a CDS encoding MFS transporter, protein MRPALFALALGAFGIGATEFAMMGVLPAVADGMNVSIPQAGYLITGYALGVVIGAPLLTAVSGRFSRKRLLLAMMVIFTVGNFAAAAAPGYGWLMAARVLTALPHGAFFGVGSVVATGLAGQGREARAISLMFTGLTVANIIGVPAATALGNAVSWRLAFALIGVLGLLAVLGIVLLVPADTTHQPVRLRSELRAFTRPAVLLTLAVGTFGFAGVFATYSYITPTLTSLAGVGPAGLAVALALFGLGSSVGNLVGGRLADRALLPATYVALGALAAALALFAVTVHNEVTALATVGVIGLASGLVIPPVQLRIIRAAGDAPTMAAASVQSGFNIANAGGAALGGALIGAGFGYTAPSLAGAALALTGLGLAWASSRGERVNVKMSGVRG, encoded by the coding sequence ATGCGGCCCGCTCTGTTCGCCCTGGCTCTCGGCGCGTTCGGCATCGGCGCGACCGAGTTCGCCATGATGGGTGTGCTGCCCGCGGTCGCCGACGGGATGAATGTGTCGATTCCGCAGGCCGGCTACCTGATCACCGGGTACGCGCTCGGCGTCGTGATCGGTGCGCCACTGCTGACGGCGGTGTCGGGCCGGTTCAGCCGCAAACGCTTGCTGCTGGCCATGATGGTGATCTTCACCGTCGGCAACTTCGCCGCGGCGGCCGCCCCGGGCTACGGCTGGCTGATGGCCGCCCGGGTGCTGACCGCGTTGCCGCACGGCGCGTTTTTCGGCGTCGGCTCGGTGGTCGCGACCGGGCTGGCCGGCCAAGGACGTGAAGCGCGGGCGATCTCGCTGATGTTCACCGGCCTGACCGTCGCGAACATCATCGGCGTCCCCGCGGCCACGGCGCTCGGCAACGCGGTCAGCTGGCGGCTCGCGTTCGCGCTGATCGGGGTGCTCGGCCTGCTCGCCGTGCTGGGCATCGTGCTGCTGGTACCGGCCGACACGACCCACCAGCCGGTCCGGCTGCGCTCGGAGCTGCGGGCCTTCACCCGGCCGGCCGTGCTGCTGACCCTCGCCGTCGGGACGTTCGGTTTCGCGGGGGTGTTCGCCACCTACTCGTACATCACCCCCACACTCACCTCGCTGGCCGGCGTCGGACCGGCCGGCCTGGCTGTGGCGCTGGCGTTGTTCGGCCTCGGCTCGTCGGTCGGCAACCTGGTCGGCGGACGGCTGGCCGACCGCGCGCTGCTCCCCGCGACCTACGTGGCGCTGGGCGCGCTCGCCGCGGCACTGGCCCTGTTTGCCGTGACGGTGCACAACGAGGTCACGGCGCTGGCGACGGTCGGGGTGATCGGGCTGGCCTCGGGACTGGTCATCCCGCCGGTGCAGCTGCGCATCATCCGCGCGGCCGGGGACGCGCCGACGATGGCGGCCGCCTCGGTGCAGTCCGGCTTCAACATCGCCAACGCGGGCGGCGCCGCACTCGGCGGGGCCCTGATCGGCGCCGGTTTCGGTTACACCGCACCGAGCCTGGCCGGCGCGGCACTGGCGTTGACCGGGCTCGGGCTGGCCTGGGCGTCGAGCCGCGGGGAACGTGTGAACGTCAAGATGTCCGGCGTTCGCGGTTAG
- a CDS encoding NADPH-dependent F420 reductase, protein MSSITLIGTGNMARAIGTLAVTGGNTVEVMGRDQAKADNLANTLGGETTTGKWGTVPAGDIVITALLYDGVVPVVAEYGDALADKVIVDISNPFNATFDGLAHGEETSIAQEAAKIAPVGTSVVKAFNTIFRNVLEKGRPNVFLAGDNAQAKASVVAFIESLGLRALDVGGLKMAHWLEGMGLVTVGLAGNGVGHWDFALGVDEFTG, encoded by the coding sequence ATGAGCAGCATCACCCTCATCGGCACGGGGAACATGGCCCGCGCCATCGGCACGCTCGCGGTCACGGGCGGCAACACCGTCGAGGTCATGGGCCGCGATCAGGCCAAGGCCGACAACCTGGCCAACACCCTGGGCGGCGAAACGACGACCGGCAAGTGGGGCACCGTCCCGGCCGGGGACATCGTCATCACGGCCCTGTTGTACGACGGCGTCGTCCCGGTCGTCGCCGAGTACGGAGACGCCTTGGCGGACAAGGTCATCGTCGACATCAGCAATCCGTTCAACGCCACGTTCGACGGGCTCGCCCACGGCGAGGAGACCTCGATCGCGCAGGAAGCCGCCAAGATCGCGCCAGTCGGCACGAGCGTGGTGAAGGCCTTCAACACCATTTTCCGCAATGTCCTGGAAAAGGGCCGGCCCAACGTTTTCCTCGCCGGCGACAATGCGCAGGCCAAGGCGAGCGTCGTGGCATTCATCGAGAGCCTCGGGCTGCGCGCGCTCGACGTCGGCGGCCTGAAAATGGCGCACTGGCTGGAAGGAATGGGCTTGGTCACGGTAGGCCTCGCCGGAAACGGGGTCGGCCACTGGGACTTCGCCCTCGGCGTCGACGAATTCACCGGCTGA
- a CDS encoding TIGR03619 family F420-dependent LLM class oxidoreductase, translating into MKLGFTLPIVGPAISSAAGLSTFCRELEDLGYDTLWVGDRLVTPVDLDSTYLARGPQMGRYLDPVLLLTVAATATSRLRLNSSTLSTFYYEPPHLARLLTTLDVLSDGRLGVGVGLGWMRQEYDVARNADWHRRGKMLDDLLAFLQAWWTTTPVSWDSEFFSLPPVHADLRPVQAGGPPIWIGGESEAAMRRVGRLGTGWLGVDGPPPAASIAGRDKSAEHLWSIARRAAQDAGRDPDALKTAMRINVEPGTSVDSLADKLKRHADSGADEAYFDAFAVFSSLDQLLDFAGQVIARTGRV; encoded by the coding sequence ATGAAGCTCGGCTTCACGCTTCCCATCGTCGGGCCCGCCATCAGCAGCGCGGCCGGCCTGAGCACGTTCTGCCGCGAACTCGAAGACCTCGGTTACGACACCCTGTGGGTCGGCGATCGGCTGGTCACCCCGGTGGACCTGGACAGCACCTATCTGGCCCGCGGGCCGCAGATGGGCCGTTACCTCGACCCGGTGCTGCTGCTGACCGTCGCCGCGACGGCGACCAGCCGGCTGCGGCTGAACTCCAGCACGCTCAGCACGTTCTACTACGAGCCGCCGCACCTCGCGCGGCTGCTGACCACCCTCGACGTGCTCAGCGACGGCCGTCTCGGTGTCGGCGTGGGGCTGGGGTGGATGAGGCAGGAGTACGACGTCGCCCGCAACGCCGACTGGCACCGGCGCGGCAAAATGCTCGACGACCTGCTGGCGTTCCTGCAAGCGTGGTGGACGACCACCCCGGTCTCCTGGGACAGCGAGTTCTTCTCCCTGCCGCCGGTCCACGCCGACCTGCGCCCGGTCCAGGCGGGCGGGCCGCCGATCTGGATCGGCGGTGAAAGCGAGGCGGCGATGCGCCGGGTCGGCCGCCTCGGCACCGGCTGGCTCGGGGTCGACGGGCCGCCGCCCGCCGCGTCGATCGCCGGCCGGGACAAGAGCGCCGAGCACCTGTGGTCGATCGCGCGCCGTGCGGCGCAGGACGCCGGCCGCGATCCCGACGCGCTCAAGACGGCCATGCGCATCAACGTCGAACCGGGCACGTCCGTCGACTCACTCGCGGACAAGCTGAAGCGGCACGCCGATTCCGGTGCCGACGAGGCGTACTTCGACGCCTTCGCAGTGTTCAGCAGCCTCGACCAGCTGCTCGACTTCGCCGGCCAGGTGATCGCCCGCACCGGCCGGGTGTGA
- a CDS encoding MarR family winged helix-turn-helix transcriptional regulator, producing MATRPKHQDYVDGMIEVIADRHEPDVALAKALAYRVRRLAHRLETEIKRELAPHGIELWELELLACLIRTEPEHRLSAGALMTQLQLTSGAVTNRVSKMERNGWVARDFDPDDRRSVLVTLTPAGEQRAMEVFDVKSETELTLLSSLGPASQQRLNDDLRTLLVALEGPR from the coding sequence ATGGCGACGCGCCCGAAGCACCAGGACTACGTGGACGGGATGATCGAGGTCATCGCGGACCGGCACGAGCCGGACGTCGCGCTGGCCAAGGCACTCGCATACCGGGTGCGCCGGCTGGCCCACCGCCTGGAGACCGAGATCAAGCGCGAACTCGCGCCACACGGCATCGAGCTGTGGGAGCTGGAACTGCTCGCCTGCCTCATCCGCACCGAGCCCGAGCACCGCCTCAGCGCGGGCGCGCTCATGACGCAGCTGCAACTCACCTCGGGCGCGGTCACCAACCGGGTCAGCAAAATGGAGCGCAACGGCTGGGTCGCCCGCGACTTCGACCCCGACGACCGCCGCTCGGTGCTGGTCACCCTGACCCCGGCGGGCGAGCAGCGCGCGATGGAGGTCTTCGACGTCAAGAGCGAGACCGAGCTGACGCTGCTGTCCTCCCTCGGCCCGGCCTCGCAGCAGCGCTTGAACGACGATCTCCGGACGTTGCTGGTCGCGTTGGAAGGCCCTCGCTGA